The following are encoded together in the Phaseolus vulgaris cultivar G19833 chromosome 9, P. vulgaris v2.0, whole genome shotgun sequence genome:
- the LOC137821101 gene encoding thylakoid lumenal 17.4 kDa protein, chloroplastic isoform X1, with amino-acid sequence MANVSIPLPRNGFCIPSYTTKRPSFTPSLRISCSGVAELDGSHQNKGGLFSFNGMKGVACGILAACAVTSAAFPVTAATQRLPPLSTEPNRCERAFIGNTIGQANGVYDKPLDLRQCDFTNEKSNLKGKSLSAALVSDAKFDGADMTEVIMSKAYAVGGSFKGVDFSNAVLDRVNFEKADLEGAVFRNTVLSGSTFDGANLDKAVFEDTIIGYIDLQKLCTNKSIGDEGRAELGCR; translated from the exons ATGGCCAACGTTTCAATTCCACTCCCTCGAAACGGTTTCTGCATACCCAGTTACACAACCAAACGCCCATCTTTCACCCCTTCACTCAGAATTTCTTGCTCTG GAGTAGCTGAGTTAGATGGATCTCATCAGAATAAGGGAGGTTTGTTTAGTTTCAATGGAATGAAGGGCGTGGCCTGTGGTATTCTTGCAGCTTGTGCTGTTACTTCTGCTGCATTTCCCGTTACTGCTGCTACCCAG AGACTTCCCCCCTTGTCGACTGAGCCTAATCGATGTGAGCGTGCATTTATTGGCAACACAATTGGTCAGGCAAATGGTGTATATGATAAACCGTTAGACCTCCGGCAATGTGATTTCACAAATGAAAAATCCAACCTGAAGGGGAAGTCCCTCTCTGCAGCACTCGTGTCAGATGCTAAGTTTGATGGTGCTGACATGACAGAAGTTATAATGTCAAAGGCTTATGCTGTTGGTGGCAGCTTTAAAG GGGTGGACTTCTCAAATGCAGTGTTGGACCGTGTGAACTTCGAGAAAGCTGATCTTGAAGGAGCTGTATTTAGGAACACAGTATTGTCGGGCTCCACCTTCGATGGTGCTAACCTGGACAAGGCAGTTTTTGAGGACACTATTATTGGTTATATTGATCTCCAGAAACTATGCACAAATAAGTCCATTGGTGATGAAGGGAGAGCTGAACTAGGATGTCGATGA
- the LOC137821101 gene encoding thylakoid lumenal 17.4 kDa protein, chloroplastic isoform X2, with translation MANVSIPLPRNGFCIPSYTTKRPSFTPSLRISCSAELDGSHQNKGGLFSFNGMKGVACGILAACAVTSAAFPVTAATQRLPPLSTEPNRCERAFIGNTIGQANGVYDKPLDLRQCDFTNEKSNLKGKSLSAALVSDAKFDGADMTEVIMSKAYAVGGSFKGVDFSNAVLDRVNFEKADLEGAVFRNTVLSGSTFDGANLDKAVFEDTIIGYIDLQKLCTNKSIGDEGRAELGCR, from the exons ATGGCCAACGTTTCAATTCCACTCCCTCGAAACGGTTTCTGCATACCCAGTTACACAACCAAACGCCCATCTTTCACCCCTTCACTCAGAATTTCTTGCTCTG CTGAGTTAGATGGATCTCATCAGAATAAGGGAGGTTTGTTTAGTTTCAATGGAATGAAGGGCGTGGCCTGTGGTATTCTTGCAGCTTGTGCTGTTACTTCTGCTGCATTTCCCGTTACTGCTGCTACCCAG AGACTTCCCCCCTTGTCGACTGAGCCTAATCGATGTGAGCGTGCATTTATTGGCAACACAATTGGTCAGGCAAATGGTGTATATGATAAACCGTTAGACCTCCGGCAATGTGATTTCACAAATGAAAAATCCAACCTGAAGGGGAAGTCCCTCTCTGCAGCACTCGTGTCAGATGCTAAGTTTGATGGTGCTGACATGACAGAAGTTATAATGTCAAAGGCTTATGCTGTTGGTGGCAGCTTTAAAG GGGTGGACTTCTCAAATGCAGTGTTGGACCGTGTGAACTTCGAGAAAGCTGATCTTGAAGGAGCTGTATTTAGGAACACAGTATTGTCGGGCTCCACCTTCGATGGTGCTAACCTGGACAAGGCAGTTTTTGAGGACACTATTATTGGTTATATTGATCTCCAGAAACTATGCACAAATAAGTCCATTGGTGATGAAGGGAGAGCTGAACTAGGATGTCGATGA
- the LOC137820515 gene encoding acyl-CoA-binding domain-containing protein 1, translating into MAEWQSLLQSILVGLIFSYLLAKLISIVVSFKEDNLTVTRAAASTAAARGEPEAAKHEQVVPDSAASLRLEEQSVVAEHGSVRNDSDGDYDDDDWEGVESTELDEAFSAATAFVAAAAADRLSQKVSSDAQLQLYGLYKIATEGPCSTPQPSPLKMTARAKWQAWQKLGAMPPEDAMQKYIDIVTELYPTWLDGSSLRSRSGDGAGSEAKGPMGPVFSTFVYEEEYGSDSQMEAIHGFAREGDMANLLKCIENGVSVNLKDSEGRTPLHWAVDRGHLNVTELLVNKNADVNAKDNDGQTALHYAVTCEREGIAEYLVKHNADINSKDNDGSSPRDISEPSWPCLQHVEEVN; encoded by the exons ATGGCCGAGTGGCAATCTCTCCTCCAGTCGATTCTAGTCGGCCTCATTTTCTCTTACCTTCTCGCCAAGCTCATCTCCATCGTCGTTTCCTTCAAGGAAGACAACCTCACCGTCACGCGCGCTGCCGCTTCCACCGCCGCCGCACGCGGGGAACCCGAGGCTGCCAAACATGAACAGGTAGTTCCCGATTCCGCGGCCTCGCTCAGGTTAGAGGAGCAGTCCGTGGTGGCCGAGCACGGTAGCGTGAGGAATGATAGTGACGGCGACTACGACGATGATGATTGGGAAGGTGTGGAAAGCACCGAATTGGACGAGGCATTCAGCGCCGCGACGGCGTTCGTTGCCGCTGCCGCTGCCGATCGGCTCTCGCAGAAGGTGTCGAGCGACGCGCAGCTCCAGCTTTACGGGTTGTACAAGATTGCGACTGAAGGTCCCTGCAGCACGCCCCAACCTTCGCCCCTCAAAATGACCGCACGTGCTAAATG GCAAGCATGGCAAAAATTGGGCGCTATGCCTCCTGAAGATGCAATGCAGAAGTACATTGATATTGTGACTGAACTATATCCTACTTGGCTTGATGGTTCATCTTTG AGGAGTAGAAGTGGCGATGGTGCTGGCTCAGAGGCTAAGGGACCAATGGGGCCAGTTTTCAGTACTTTTGTTTACGAAGAAGAATATGGCAGTGACTC GCAAATGGAAGCCATTCATGGATTTGCCAGGGAAGGAGATATGGCTAATCTGCTCAAGTGTATTGAAAATGGTGTTTCAGTTAATTTAAAGG ACAGTGAGGGCCGGACACCATTACACTGGGCTGTGGATCGTGGCCACCTTAATGTCACAGAGTTGCTTGTGAACAAGAATGCTGATGTGAATGCCAAG GATAATGATGGACAAACTGCCTTGCATTACGCTGTTACGTGTGAGAGAGAAGGCATAGCTGAGTATTTAGTGAAGCATAATGCAGACataaattcaaaagataatgaTGGGAGTTCACCGCGAGACATCTCTGAGCCAAGCTGGCCATGTTTGCAGCACGTGGAGGAAGTAAACTGA